Proteins from a genomic interval of Excalfactoria chinensis isolate bCotChi1 chromosome 21, bCotChi1.hap2, whole genome shotgun sequence:
- the LOC140261378 gene encoding uncharacterized protein, giving the protein MLCLLPTQDSPLPMQLPNISTGTLVSAQQILTVSNSSLLDPGNLPNLSLSSLILVKPIFILFPTDRPGLQGGPSPGGEGKHKTLLFTNQQGVNAVTAEHSRDIPAMSARVPRSPPTAPLTAGKLLSSSLPAVGLPDPPLPAQPPLAIARTVEAQPSKEAALQGTRQGSAPTASSARTQCAECLRSARTTNYPLRVSTSPAPSQFTPQSTRSSEPLQRLPSPAGIEPSTAPASPAPPTGSERSGSAAGSTAGPGAALHPRAAPTPPSSISPDLAKHLELTPAVPKPSAVMETPTLTPVLSPFSAEAHMKTTTSGKLLAAVTHPRMYTGSSAGLPSSVAVHVLLPSAVKHDRSTRTQGSVGEDVKPTEVSSSARKTPAGSSTALFDTRPEQHPAAAQGSQAALAPVQSASAEAVIETHSSAEQHPGPPTTGSAVGLPLSTEEEEEVGPREVTEEAAEGSITDLTPLGSQPGEPRRRSAVQPEGAVLSGVAVVSDELCGSGNYTVQMTLRPVADTSLELQDSFLALVAVQSSLQPVLQLRSCCVTPSSSLQGPSTVCCPLPRLPAECRHIQLLPSSEFGAASFTIQLFQMLNHSVAYLHCELNVCLQGHTDCEQDCFLGAELLPPPGDRNRHRNPHNLVSFGPVLRAADSLEYKPAEGPNSAMLVPILLGSLTGFAVLGSVFICLWLHHRQKTKTLSYPPFGEIHGP; this is encoded by the exons ATGCTATGCCTGCTTCCCACACAGGATTCCCCTTTGCCTATGCAGCTCCCAAATATCAGCACTGGGACTCTGGTTTCTGCTCAGCAAATCCTCACAGTGTCAAATTCTTCGTTATTAGATCCTGGGAACTTACCAAACCTGAGTCTTTCCAGCTTAATCCTGGTTAAGCCCATATTTATCCTCTTTCCCACCGACAGACCAGGCTTACAGGGTGGACCCTCTCCTGGGGGTGAAGGCAAACACAAAACCCTCTTGTTCACCAACCAGCAAGGTGTGAACGCAGTTACTGCTGAGCACAGCCGTGACATCCCGGCGATGTCTGCACGTGtcccccgcagcccccccaCAGCACCTCTCACAGCTGGGAAGCTGCTTTCTTCATCACTGCCAGCGGTGGGGCTGCCCGATCCCCCACTCCCAGCCCAGCCTCCGTTGGCCATCGCAAGGACAGTGGAGGCTCAGCCCAGCAAGGAGGCAGCACTGCAAGGCACCAGGCAGGGCTCAGCCCCCACAGCGTCCTCTGCCCGTACACAGTGCGCTGAGTGTCTGCGCTCAGCCAGGACCACGAATTACCCACTGAGGGTGTCCACAAGCCCTGCACCTTCGCAGTTTACACCGCAAAGCACCCGCAGCTCCGAGCCGCTCCAAAGGCTGCCATCACCGGCTGGGATTGAACCCAGCACCGCACCAGCATCCCCAGCGCCTCCCACTGGCAGCGAAAGGAGCGGTTCAGCTGCGGGCAGCACCGCCGGTCCGGGAGCGGCTCTGCATCCCAGGGCAGCACCAACACCACCCTCTTCTATAAGCCCCGACCTTGCTAAGCACCTGGAGCTCACACCCGCCGTGCCCAAGCCCTCGGCCGTGATGGAGACCCCAACGCTAACACCGGTGCTGTCACCATTTTCAGCAGAGGCTCACATGAAAACAACAACGTCTGggaagctgctggctgcagttaCCCATCCGAGGATGTACACCGGGTCCTCTGCAGGCCTGCCTTCCTCAGTGGCCGTGCACGTTCTCCTGCCATCAGCCGTGAAACACGATCGGAGCACCCGAACACAGGGCAGTGTGGGAGAAGATGTAAAGCCAACTGAAGTCAGCTCGAGTGCAAGGAAAACACCCGCaggaagcagcactgctctgtttgaCACGAGGCCggagcagcaccctgcagcagcacagggcagccagGCTGCTTTAGCCCCAGTGCAATCTGCGTCTGCAGAAGCCGTGATTGAGACACACAGCTCCGCTGAGCAGCACCCTGGGCCGCCTACAACAGGATCGGCTGTAGGGCTGCCGCTGAGcactgaggaggaggaggaggtcgGACCCCGCGAGGTGACAGAAGAAGCAGCCGAAGGCTCAATAACCGACCTCACACCGCTGGGGTCACAGCCGGGAGAGCCCCGCCGCCGCAGCGCCGTGCAGCCGGAGGGCGCCGTGCTGAGCGG CGTTGCGGTTGTCAGTGATGAGCTCTGTGGCTCTGGGAACTACACAGTGCAGATGACCCTGCGCCCCGTGGCAGACAccagcctggagctgcaggacTCCTTCCTAGCTCTCgtggctgtgcagagcagcctccagcctgtgctgcagctccgCTCCTGCTGTGTgacaccatccagcagcctgcagggcccCAGCACTGTTTGCTGCCCACTGCCCAG GCTGCCAGCTGAGTGCAGACACATCCAGCTACTGCCAAGCAGTGAGTTCGGAGCTGCCAGCTTCACCATCCAGCTGTTCCAGATGCTGAATCACTCCGTAGCCTATCTGCACTGTGAGCTCAATGTCTGTCTGCAGGGCCACACAGACTGTGAGCAG GACTGCTTTCTTGGTGCGGAGCTTCTCCCCCCACCAGGGGACAGGAACAGGCACAGAAACCCACACAACCTGGTCTCATTTGGCCCAGTTCTGAGAGCAGCAGACAGCTTAGAGTACAAACCTGCAGAAG GTCCTAATTCTGCCATGCTGGTGCCCATTCTGCTGGGATCCCTGACTGGCTTTGCTGTCTTGGGCAGTGTTTTCATCTGCCTTTGGCTGCATCACAGgcagaaaaccaaaaccctGAGTTATCCACCATTTGGAGAAATCCATGGTCCATGA
- the ANKK1 gene encoding ankyrin repeat and protein kinase domain-containing protein 1, translating to MASGTEQQCGSLTVFSKEDFEEDWVKVASGGFGCVYQVKHKKWRTVYAVKCSPYLLQDPGMERTSVNCLMEEATKMEKIKFQHIVTIYGVCNSPLGIVMEYMSRGSLEKILPTHKMSWQLKFRVIHEMGLAMNFLHSMTPPLLHLDLKPGNILLDGNMHVKISDFGLSRWMEQSSRMQYIESSALRGTLSYIPPEMFLQNTKPPGIKYDVYSFGIVIWEVLMQKKPYAGANMMAIIVKVAAGKRPCLEPISDDWPGECQQMVDLMKRCWNQDPKQRPSFTDIPVETDMLLSLIQSLVVDPENERLVRKMSHKPAIAGSQQSDKEELIFSQDTRTGGTGHKEVHVPPSHSEMESPEDILYEEIWRVHENGLTLLHFMVIQGNVEKVKFLLSCKANVNSQAVCGYTPLIVAVQKRSPEICSVLIEHGADTNMPDEDGWTPLHFAAQNGDDRIVRLLLDHQAHVNAQEHDGWTPLHLASQNNFENVARVLLSRQADSNTQEVDGKTALHVAACFGHVGLVKLLASQGADLEKKQKNHRTPLHVAVERGKFRVVHYLLKNGASVNSLDQNHYSALHLAVVRGKYLICEKLIKYGANVELRTDKGWTPLHLASFKGHIEIIHLLKDSCAKLNARGSMGWTPLHLATRYSEEPVVCELLRCGADPNITEKSEWAPLHFAVQRGSFLTVINLLECRADVNVKNKVGWTPLHLAVLKGNMAIIKTLIKAGALLSVEDITGCTALQLAIRHQKENIITLLQGKDSLMNTLQNRTLVNDAQISRPRTAPRRTDL from the exons atggctTCAGGGACAGAGCAGCAATGTGGCAGCCTCACTGTCTTCAGCAAGGAGGACTTTGAGGAGGACTGGGTAAAGGTGGCCAGCGGGGGCTTTGGGTGCGTGTACCAAGTCAAGCACAAGAAGTGGAGGACGGTCTACGCAGTGAAATGCTCCCCGTATCTGCTGCAGGACCCCGGCATGGAGAG aACCAGTGTGAACTGTCTAATGGAAGAAGCAACCAAGATGGAGAAAATCAAATTCCAGCACATTGTCACAATCTATGGGGTCTGCAACAGCCCTCTGGGTATAGTGATGGAATACATGTCCAGAGGGTCCTTGGAGAAAATCCTTCCCACACACAAAATGTCATGGCAGCTCAAGTTCCGGGTTATCCATGAGATGGGCTTGGCTATGAATTTCCTGCACAGCATGACACCACCATTGCTTCACTTAGACCTAAAGCCAGGGAACATACTCCTTGATGGGAATATGCATGTCAAG ATCTCAGACTTTGGGCTGTCCAGATGGATGGAGCAGTCAAGCCGAATGCAATATATTGAAAGCTCTGCTTTGAGGGGCACTTTGAGCTACATCCCCccagaaatgtttctgcagaACACCAAGCCTCCAGGAATCAAATATGATGTGTACAG CTTTGGAATAGTCATTTGGGAGGTGCTTATGCAGAAGAAGCCTTATGCAG GAGCCAACATGATGGCCATCATAGTCAAGGTAGCAGCAGGAAAGAGGCCCTGCCTGGAACCCATCAGTGACGACTGGCCAGGAGAATGCCAGCAGATGGTGGACTTGATGAAGAGGTGCTGGAACCAAGACCCAAAGCAAAGACCAAGCTTTACAG ATATCCCTGTAGAAACAGACATGCTGCTGTCACTGATACAAAGCCTGGTTGTGGATCCGGAGAACGAGCGCCTTGTCAGGAAGATGTCCCACAAACCTGCCATTGCTGGGAGCCAGCAG AGTGACAAAGAAGAGCTTATCTTCTCTCAAGACACCAGAACCGGTG GAACCGGTCACAAGGAGGTTCATGTCCCACCTTCACACAGTGAGATGGAAAGCCCGGAGGACATCCTGTATGAGGAGATCTGGAGAGTTCATGAGAACGGCCTCACGCTGCTTCACTTCATGGTGATCCAAGGAAACGTGGAAAAGGTGAAGTTTCTCCTGAGCTGCAAAGCCAATGTGAACAGCCAGGCAGTCTGTGGCTACACCCCGCTCATCGTGGCTGTTCAGAAGAGGTCACCAGAGATCTGCTCAGTGCTGATAGAGCACGGTGCGGACACCAACATGCCCGATGAGGATGGCTGGACACCTCTTCACTTTGCTGCTCAGAATGGGGATGACCGAATTGTTCGCCTCTTGCTGGACCACCAGGCTCATGTCAATGCTCAGGAGCATGACGGGTGGACCCCTCTGCACTTGGCATCCCAGAACAACTTTGAGAACGTGGCCCGAGTGCTGCTCTCTCGCCAGGCTGACTCCAACACCCAAGAGGTAGATGGAAAAACCGCCCTCCACGTGGCAGCCTGCTTTGGGCACGTCGGCCTGGTGAAGCTCCTCGCCAGTCAGGGAGCAGACCtggagaagaagcagaagaaccACAGGACCCCACTCCACGTGGCTGTGGAGAGGGGGAAGTTCAGAGTAGTCCACTATTTGCTGAAGAACGGGGCCTCTGTCAACAGCCTGGATCAAAACCATTACAGTGCCCTGCACCTGGCTGTGGTGAGGGGCAAGTACCTCATATGTGAGAAACTCATCAAGTATGGAGCCAACGTCGAGCTGCGAACAGACAAAGGCTGGACCCCCCTACACCTGGCTTCATTCAAAGGACACATTGAGATCATCCACCTGCTGAAAGACAGCTGTGCCAAGCTGAACGCCAGGGGAAGCATGGGCTGGACACCGCTGCACTTGGCCACGCGCTACAGTGAAGAGCCGGTGGTCTGTGAGCTGCTGAGGTGTGGGGCAGACCCCAACATCACCGAGAAGTCCGAGTGGGCCCCCCTGCATTTTGCAGTGCAGCGGGGCTCCTTTCTGACTGTCATCAATCTCCTGGAGTGCAGAGCAGACGTCAATGTGAAGAACAAAGTGGGCTGGACACCGCTGCACCTCGCCGTCCTCAAAGGCAACATGGCCATTATAAAGACCTTGATTAAGGCTGGTGCTCTGCTCAGTGTGGAAGATATTACTGGCTGCACAGCCCTCCAGTTGGCAATTAgacatcagaaggaaaacatcattACGTTGCTCCAAGGCAAGGACTCGCTGATGAATACATTGCAGAATAGGACCCTGGTGAATGATGCTCAGATTTCAAGACCCAGAACAGCTCCAAGAAGGACAGATTTGTAG
- the DRD2 gene encoding D(2) dopamine receptor isoform X1 — protein sequence MDPLNLSWYNSDTGDRNWSKPLNESSADQKPQYNYYAVLLTLLIFVIVFGNVLVCMAVSREKALQTTTNYLIVSLAVADLLVATLVMPWVVYLEVVGEWRFSRIHCDIFVTLDVMMCTASILNLCAISIDRYTAVAMPMLYNTRYSSKRRVTVMIAVVWVLSFAISSPILFGLNKADEKECIIANPAFVVYSSVVSFYVPFIVTLLVYVQIYIVLRKRRKRVTTKRSSHGLDSDTHAPLKDKCTHPEDVKLCTVIVKSNGSFQVNKRKVEAESHIEMEMEMVSSTSPPERMLAKPAAPSNHQLVVPIVSRRCSVDSPGKVEKNGHAKENLHTAKVFEIQSMPNGKVRSTLLKAMNRRKLSQQKEKKATQMLAIVLGVFIICWLPFFITHILNMHCDCNIPPAMYSAFTWLGYVNSAVNPIIYTTFNIEFRKAFMKILHC from the exons ATGGATCCCCTAAACCTTTCCTGGTACAACAGTGACACTGGGGACAGGAACTGGAGCAAGCCGCTCAACGAGTCCAGTGCAGACCAGAAGCCTCAGTATAACTACtatgctgtgctgctcaccctCCTCATCTTTGTCATTGTGTTTGGCAATGTGCTGGTCTGCATGGCTGTGTCCAGGGAGAAAGCCCTGCAGACCACCACCAATTACCTGATCGTCAGCCTGGCGGTGGCGGATCTCCTGGTGGCCACTCTGGTCATGCCCTGGGTGGTCTATCTGGAG GTGGTTGGGGAGTGGAGGTTCAGTCGGATCCACTGTGATATCTTCGTCACCCTCGACGTCATGATGTGCACCGCCAGTATCCTGAACCTCTGTGCCATCAGCATTGACAG gtacACAGCCGTAGCGATGCCAATGCTGTACAACACCCGCTACAGCTCCAAGCGCCGCGTCACCGTCATGATCGCCGTGGTCTGGGTGCTCTCGTTTGCCATCTCCAGCCCAATTCTGTTTGGCCTCAACAAGGCAG ATGAGAAGGAGTGCATCATTGCCAATCCTGCCTTCGTTGTGTATTCCTCCGTTGTCTCCTTCTACGTCCCCTTCATTGTCACCCTGCTGGTGTACGTGCAGATCTACATCGTGCTCCGCAAGCGCAGGAAGCGCGTCACCACCAAGCGCAGCAGCCACGGCCTGGACTCGGATACGCATGCACCGCTGAAG GACAAATGCACTCATCCAGAAGACGTGAAGCTCTGCACAGTTATTGTGAAGTCCAATGGGAGTTTCCAAGTTAATAAGCGCAAAGTG GAGGCAGAAAGTCACATAGAGATGGAAATGGAGATGGTGTCCAGTACCAGTCCCCCTGAGAGAATGCTTGCCAagccagcagcaccaagcaACCACCAGCTGGTTGTGCCCATTGTCTCTAGACGGTGCAGCGTGGACAGCCCTGGGAAAGTAGAGAAGAATGGACATGCCAAAGAAAATCTACACACGGCCAAGGTCTTTGAGATCCAGTCCATGCCTAATGGCAAGGTCAGGAGCACTCTTCTCAAGGCTATGAACAGaaggaaactctcacagcagaaggagaagaaagccaCCCAGATGCTAGCCATCGTACTTG GTGTTTTCATCATCTGCTGGCTCCCGTTCTTCATCACTCACATCTTGAACATGCACTGCGATTGCAACATCCCCCCAGCAATGTACAGCGCCTTTACGTGGCTTGGATATGTCAACAGTGCTGTCAATCCAATTATTTACACCACCTTCAATATTGAATTTCGCAAGGCTTTCATGAAGATCCTCCACtgttaa
- the DRD2 gene encoding D(2) dopamine receptor isoform X2, whose product MDPLNLSWYNSDTGDRNWSKPLNESSADQKPQYNYYAVLLTLLIFVIVFGNVLVCMAVSREKALQTTTNYLIVSLAVADLLVATLVMPWVVYLEVVGEWRFSRIHCDIFVTLDVMMCTASILNLCAISIDRYTAVAMPMLYNTRYSSKRRVTVMIAVVWVLSFAISSPILFGLNKADEKECIIANPAFVVYSSVVSFYVPFIVTLLVYVQIYIVLRKRRKRVTTKRSSHGLDSDTHAPLKEAESHIEMEMEMVSSTSPPERMLAKPAAPSNHQLVVPIVSRRCSVDSPGKVEKNGHAKENLHTAKVFEIQSMPNGKVRSTLLKAMNRRKLSQQKEKKATQMLAIVLGVFIICWLPFFITHILNMHCDCNIPPAMYSAFTWLGYVNSAVNPIIYTTFNIEFRKAFMKILHC is encoded by the exons ATGGATCCCCTAAACCTTTCCTGGTACAACAGTGACACTGGGGACAGGAACTGGAGCAAGCCGCTCAACGAGTCCAGTGCAGACCAGAAGCCTCAGTATAACTACtatgctgtgctgctcaccctCCTCATCTTTGTCATTGTGTTTGGCAATGTGCTGGTCTGCATGGCTGTGTCCAGGGAGAAAGCCCTGCAGACCACCACCAATTACCTGATCGTCAGCCTGGCGGTGGCGGATCTCCTGGTGGCCACTCTGGTCATGCCCTGGGTGGTCTATCTGGAG GTGGTTGGGGAGTGGAGGTTCAGTCGGATCCACTGTGATATCTTCGTCACCCTCGACGTCATGATGTGCACCGCCAGTATCCTGAACCTCTGTGCCATCAGCATTGACAG gtacACAGCCGTAGCGATGCCAATGCTGTACAACACCCGCTACAGCTCCAAGCGCCGCGTCACCGTCATGATCGCCGTGGTCTGGGTGCTCTCGTTTGCCATCTCCAGCCCAATTCTGTTTGGCCTCAACAAGGCAG ATGAGAAGGAGTGCATCATTGCCAATCCTGCCTTCGTTGTGTATTCCTCCGTTGTCTCCTTCTACGTCCCCTTCATTGTCACCCTGCTGGTGTACGTGCAGATCTACATCGTGCTCCGCAAGCGCAGGAAGCGCGTCACCACCAAGCGCAGCAGCCACGGCCTGGACTCGGATACGCATGCACCGCTGAAG GAGGCAGAAAGTCACATAGAGATGGAAATGGAGATGGTGTCCAGTACCAGTCCCCCTGAGAGAATGCTTGCCAagccagcagcaccaagcaACCACCAGCTGGTTGTGCCCATTGTCTCTAGACGGTGCAGCGTGGACAGCCCTGGGAAAGTAGAGAAGAATGGACATGCCAAAGAAAATCTACACACGGCCAAGGTCTTTGAGATCCAGTCCATGCCTAATGGCAAGGTCAGGAGCACTCTTCTCAAGGCTATGAACAGaaggaaactctcacagcagaaggagaagaaagccaCCCAGATGCTAGCCATCGTACTTG GTGTTTTCATCATCTGCTGGCTCCCGTTCTTCATCACTCACATCTTGAACATGCACTGCGATTGCAACATCCCCCCAGCAATGTACAGCGCCTTTACGTGGCTTGGATATGTCAACAGTGCTGTCAATCCAATTATTTACACCACCTTCAATATTGAATTTCGCAAGGCTTTCATGAAGATCCTCCACtgttaa